The Crassaminicella indica genomic interval TGTGCTAAACCAAATTCATTAAACTTAAAAGCCGTATTGTAAATATTCATAGCTAACATTTGTGTAGAATTGTATGGTCCTCCTCCTGTTAATGACAAATTTTGATCATATAGCTTAAAGGAATTGGATAAAGTTAAAAACAATCCAACTGTAAAAGCAGGTGCCACCAAAGGTATAGTTATATGAATAAGCCTTTCCCAAGCATTTGCCCCATCTATTTCTGCCGCTTCAATTAAAGAGTCTGGTATACTTTCTAAAGATGCAATATAAATAACCATCATATACCCTGCCATTTGCCACGACATAAGTATTACAAGCCCCCAAAAGCCTGTAGTTGGATCAGCCAACCAGCCTTCCAAAAAACTTAATCCTAATATTCTTCCCAACGAATCAAAAGCCTTTGTAAAAATAAACTGCCATACAAATCCTAAAATCAATCCTCCAATTAGATTAGGCATAAAAAATGCACTTCTTAAAAAATTACTTATTTTTAGTCCTCTTGTTACAAGGAGTGCTAAGCCAAATCCCATTAAATTTATAGTAATAACAGATACAAAAGCAAATTTAGCAGTAAAGATAAAAGCACTTAAAAATTCCTTATCCTTAAATACATCTATATAATTTTTAAATCCAACCCAATTAGCAGTATTTCCTATGCCATTCCAATCTGTAAATGAATAATAAATTCCCATAAACATAGGTAAAATAACTACAACAATGAATGCAAACAAAATGGGTCCTACGAAAAAACTAAACCAAAATTTTGAATTCTTCATATTGTCCTCCTTTATAGCTTTATGGGGGTTATATACCTTTGGTATATATCCCCCATATAATATACCTTATCTCATTTTCTCCCACTGAGCCTTTGCATCAGAAATCAATTCTTCCCAAGTATATTCTCCAGCTAAATATTTTTGAATGTCATTTCCTAAAATTTCCATTCCCCATCCTGTTGGATATCCCATAAATACCCATGGTATAGTCTTTCCATCTTCTGCATATCTCTTAACAGCTTTTCCTAATGGATCTTTAGGTTCAAGATTATCAAATCCTTTTAGTGGAGGTATAAAATAGAATTTGTTCACAATATAATCTTTTCCTGTATCAGATGTGTATAACCAATTTAAGAAATCCTTAGCAGCAGCCTTTACTTCATCTTTACTATCTTTATTTACTGCCCAATGCATTGGTACACCAACTGGAATTGAATCTTCCTTAGCTCCTTCAATTGGCATTGGGAGAATATCTAGATTGTTTGCAACCTTTTCATCTACCCCTTTGATTTTTCCATATACCCAGTTTCCTTGCTGAATTATTGCAACACGCTCTATAGCTAAGCCTTCTTCAGCTTGTCTTGTATAATCAACAGCATTTAACTTTTGTTTTTGATCTTTATTAGATGAATAATTTGCTTGTAAATCAATTAATTTTTTTAATCCATCTCCATATTTGAAAGAAACCTTCTCTGCATTAAATGCTTCGATAGAATTACTAAACTCTTGACCTAAAGCAGCATTTGAAGTATGAAGACCTGTTACCCAAGTTTCTTTTGCAGGATATTCAAATACCGCTTCTAAAAGAGGATATTTTTCCTTTAATGCACCACTCTTAATCTTCTCATCTAAAGCTTTTACAGCTTCTTCTAAGCTTTTGTAATCTACAATTTTAGCAGGATCAATTCCAGCTGCTTCAAAAATACCTTTATTATATACAAATCCATATCCTTCAATATTGAAAGGTAATGCAAATACTTTTCCATCTACAGTAGCTCCTTCTAATATTCCAGGAAGAGCCAAATCTACCCACGGTTGATCAGATAAATCTTCTAACTTATTCATCCAATCTTTTATATCTTGAGGACCACCTACATTAAAAATGTCTGGCTCGCTTCCAGATTGGAATTTTGCTTTTAATGCTGCACCATAATCATCTCCACCACCAACTGTTTGAATATTAATCTTTACATTTGGATGCTCTTTTTCATAAGCAAGTACAGCTTCTTCTAATTCTTTGGCAATTTCAACCTTGAACTGGAAAACGTTAACCTCTACCTTATCTTTTTCTTCACTGACTTCCTTTTTCTCTTGTGATCCACATCCAGCAAACAACATCATACTCATAAACACAGTCATAATTAAAGCTAATATTTTTTTAGATTTGAACATAATTATCTCCCCCTTTTACAAGCTTATATTTTTTTCACTATCATAATCAAATATATGACAGCTCTCCATATTGATAATAAACTTTTGCTCAGTACCAACCTTTAAGTCCCTGGCATCTAAAGAATCTATTCTAGCCGTCATTTGTAAATTTCCAATACTAAAATATATGAAGGTTTCATTTCCCATATGCTCTAGTACATCAATTTTACCCTTGATAGCTTCTTTAGATTCATGGTTTCTAATGCCTATATACTCTGGTCTAATACCAAACCATACTTTTTTGCCAATATGGCTCTTTACTTTTTTACATTTACTCAATGGTAAATCTAATGCCATCCCCCCTATTTTTACAGCAATATTGTTATTCTTTTCAATTAACTCTCCCTCTACAAGATTCATAGCTGGAGAACCTATAAAACCTGCCACAAACTTATTAGCTGGATAATGATACAGATTTAGTGGCGTATCAACCTGCATGATTTTTCCTAAATTCATTACACATATCCTATCTCCCATTGTCATTGCTTCTACTTGGTCATGTGTTACATAAATCATAGTTGTTTTTAGCTTTTTATGAAGCTGTGATAGCTGAACCCTCATATGAACCCTTAGCTTTGCATCTAAATTAGATAAAGGCTCATCAAACAAGAAAACCTCTGGATCTCTTACAATAGCTCTTCCTACAGCAACCCTTTGCCTTTGCCCTCCTGATAACTGCTTAGGTTTTCTATCCAATAAATTTTCTATATCTAAAATTTTTGCTGCTTCTCTTACCTTTTTCTCAATAATACTTTTTGGAGTTTTCCTCATTTTTAATGAAAAAGCCATATTATCATAAACTGTCATATGAGGGTATAATGCATAGTTTTGAAAAACCATAGCTATTCCTCTATCCTTAGGTGCAATATTATTTACAATGCTTTCTCCTATAAAAATAGTTCCTCCACTTATTTCTTCAAGACCTGCAATCATTCTCAACGTAGTTGATTTAGCACATCCCGATGGACCAACAAAAACCATAAATTCTCCATCCTTTATTTCTAAGTCAATTCCATGAACAGCCTTAAAACCATTTGGATAAATTTTTTCGACTCCTTTTAAAACTACTTTAGACATTGTCCTCCTCCTAAAACAATTTTTTGCAAGATTCCCTAATCAGTAATTCTATATCAAAAACTATATGCTCATGTTCTTTACTATTATTCATCAAATCAAATAAAATCTCTATACTTTTTTGCCCCATCTCTTCTACAGGCTGCTTAACTGTTGTAATAGACGGATGAAAATACTTTGAATATTCAATCCCATCAAATCCAACTACAGAAATATCTTCAGGAATTTTTAATCCTCTGCTTAAAATTGCCTTTGCAGCACCTATAGCCATAATATCAGAAGTAACAAATACTGCTGTCAATCCTAAATCCTTATCTAATAGCTTATTCATAGCATCAAATGCAGATTCAAAGGTATAGTGTCCAAATTCTAAAAATTGTTCGTTATAATTTATTTTATTTTCAGCTAATGCTTTTTTATAACCTTCAAATCTCAGCTTTCCAACATTTTTATCTCCTTCCCCAGTAGTAATGATTGCAATTTTTTTATGCCCTAATCTGCATAAATAATCTACTGCTTTATATGCTGCTTTCTCATTTTCAATCGCAACACTAGAAAAAATATTTTTATTTACTTTATCAGTAATATTTATAGATGTAAGCACTATTGGTGTTTTCAGATTCATTAATTGCTCTTCTTCTAAATTATCAAAATCACCTCCCAGACAAATCAAGCCTTTTAACTTCTTCTCTTTTATAAGCTCGATAGCAGCTTCAATATCATTAGTGTTATCATCATTATAATGAAGAATCATAGAATAGCCTTCTTCATCTATTTTTTCTTCAATTGACCGAATCATCTTTGAAAAAAATGGATTATAAATCCCTTTTACTAATACACCAATATTTTTAGAACTGTTTCTCTTCAAATTTCTTGCACTATTATTAGGAATATAATTACATTCTTCTATAACCTTTAATACTTTCTTTCTTGTTTCATCTTTAACATCTGGATGATTATTTAAAACACGAGATACCGTACTTACTCCAACTCCTGCAATTTTTGCGATATCTTTTATGCTAAAATTCTTCATACCCAAACCTCTCTTTTGGTATCGTTTCCGGAAACGTTACTGGAAACGTTTCCAATTTATATTTTAATTATACCACACTTCTTAAAATTTTCAAACTTTTTTATTGATTTTAATGGTATCAAAAAAATTTCAAAAATTCAAAGCTCTATAAATTTAACAAATATATTTCCTTAAATATTTTTGTATATTATAAGCGATTAATAGCTTATCTAAAGCTATTAATCGCTATAAATATTAAAGTTTTTAAAAATATTCTATTATAGCCTTTCTATTTTAAACTCTTTATTTTTTCCAAGCTTTCTACTGCTTCTTTTTCTGTTATCATCTCATTAGGATAAAATTTCCCGTCCTTTAGTGCCATTAATCCATTTTCCACAATAATTTCAACAATTCTATTATTTTTAACCTCGTCTATATCTTTTATATTCACCATTCCTTCTTTGTCCTTTAAATCTTTAAGCATATAAAGCGTTTGAGCAAATTCTTCTCTTGTCACCTTTTCGTCTGGATAAAAATAATCTTTTTCTGCTTTTACATAACCTGATAATACTGCTGTTTCAATATAGTCAAAATTAGGATCGTCTACTGTAACATCCTTGAATGTCCCATATATATGTCCCTTATGTTCTTTTTTATAGTACTTTGATGTAGGTGCAAATATTCCTTTATGCTTAAACTTTACAGTCATCTCTGCCAAGCTCTTTCTTGTTAATGGTTCATCTTTTTTAAACTCATCTAAGCTATCTATTAATTCAGGATAAAACATACGACTAAGCTCCAATACACCTTTAGAAAATCTAAAGGTTGGACTTGAAACTAATTTTTCATTAATTGTATATACTCTTCCTTCTTTAACAGCTTTTATCGTATCAAAGCCAGGACGAATAGAAATAGAATGTAAATTTCCTCCTGCATTCATAGCACCTCTTTGAGAAACATAAACATCTATTTCATCTGCTTTTTCAAGTATTCTTTCTGCTCCAAAGCTTGCAATACTTGTTCCTTTTCGAATCGGCTTTGCATCAACTGCAATATTATTTCCTCCTGCAAGTTTAATTGCCATTGCAGCCATTGAATCATTTGTTATTGTACGATATTCAGTTTCTGTAGATTCAAAGAAAACATTTACTTTTGGTTTTATGTTTTTTGTAATACTTTCCAATTCTTTTAAATCATTATTAAATTTTGTTAACAACTTTTCTGCTACAGCTTCTTTTCCTGTTAAAATAGCCAGCTTCTTAATATAATTAGGAAACTCTTCAAACTTATCAGGATATAAAGAAACCACATTAATTCCTGTATTTTCTAGTGCTTCTACAAATTCAGGTTTACTTTTTTTAATAAATGGACGAATAAGTACCAAATCAGGCTCTACTGCAATAACCTTTTCTGGATCAGCTCGATAATCAAAACGCTTCTTATTCATTACTGCTGCAGGATAAGCATCACTTTTACCAATTCCAATTATCTCATTATCTAATCCTAAAGCAAACAAATTTTCTGTATGAGCTGAATATAAAGAGATTATTTTCTTTGCTGGTTCGTCCATTCGAACAATTTTTCCAGAATCATCCTTAAATTCAATCTTACTAAAATTGTTGTCACCTTTTACTACATCTTCATTTTCACTTTCATTTTTAGAACAAGCTCCTAAAATACTCATAACGAGTATTAAAATTAATAATATAGATATTTTTCTTTTCATTTTTCCCCCTCCAATTATTAGCAAGCATTACATAATTATATCTAAATTTTAGCAACATTTCCTATATAAAATAACAAGTAAATGAGATGCTCTCATTTACTTGTTATAATTTTATTTTTCTTCCCCTTCAATAGCTTTTCTTGCATGCTCTATATAAATATCTTGATATTTTTCATTTTCACCTAAACCATGAAGATAAGTATTTACAGTAAATCCTTTGCTCTTAAGGATTGTCTTCCATGAATCCTCTTCATCTCCTGCCATATCGTTATTTGCATGATCTCCTGCAACAAGCATATATGGCATTAATGTTACTTCTTTAATGTTTTTAGCTTTTAATTTCTCTATAACATCCTCTAAAGCAGGATATCCTTCTACCGTTCCTACAAATACATTTAACCCCTCATCATCAAGTACACTTTGTAAGCACGCATAGCTTGCATTTGCAGGATGATGTGTTCCGTGTCCCATTACTACAACAGCTTGTCCTTCTTTAAGCTCTGGTAATTGTGATTTTAATGCTTCTACTGCTACCTTATAATCATCTGGAGTATTTAAAATTGGTGTACCTACTGCTATTTTTTTAAATGTATTTTCATATTTCTTTACTACTTCTAATAAATCATTATATTCAGCACCTGCTATAACATGAAGTGGCTGAACAATAACTTCTTCAAAACCTTCTTCCTTCATTTTGTTTAAAGCTTTCTCTGGTGTGTCTACTAAAATATTATCTCTGTCCTTTAACTTTTTGATAATAATATCAGAAGTAAAAGCTCTTCTTACTTCATATTCTGGAAATGCTTTTTGTATTTTTTCTTCAACTGCATCAATCGTAACCTTTCTTGTATCTGCATAGCTTGTTCCAAAGCTCACTACAAGCATTCCTTTTTTACCTTCTTGCCAATTTCCTTTTTCAACACATTTAACTGGAGCAGGGATTTCTTCTCCTTTTCCCTCAATAGAATCCTTTACATGATTTACATAAATCTCTTGATATTTTTCATTTTCACCCAAACCATGAAGATAAGTATTTACAGTAAATCCTTCGCTTTTAAGGATTGTCTTCCATGAATCCTCTTCATCTCCTGCCATATCGTTATTTGCATGGTCTCCTGCAACTACCATATATGGCATTAATGTCACTTCTTTAATATTATCTTTCTTTAACCTTTTAATAACATCGTCTAATGCTGGATATCCTTCTACTGTACCAACATAAACACTTAAATTATTGTCATCGATTACATATTGTAAATCAGCATAACATGCATTTGCAGGATGTTCTGTTCCATGTCCCATCACTACAACAGCTTGTCCTTCTTTAAGCTCTGGTAATTGTGATTTTAATGCATCAACAGCCACTTGATAATCTTCCTGATGAGTTAGGATAGGTCTTCCTAATACAAACTTTTCAAAAGTTCCATCATTATATTTTCTAAGTTCTTCTTTGATATCACTGTACTCAGCACCAGGCATAATATGTAATGGTTGAACAATTACTTCCTTAAAGCCTTCTGCTTTTAATTTATCCATTGCCTTAGCAACTGTATCCACTTCTATATTATCTCTGTCCTTTAACTTTTTGATAATAATATCAGAAGTAAATGCCCTTCTCACTTCATATTCTGGGAATGCTTTTTGTATTTTTTCTTCAACCGCATCAATTGTAACCTTTCTTGTGTCTGCATAGCTTGTTCCAAAGCTTGCAACTAATATTGCTTTTTTCACTTCCTTACTCTCCTCTTTTGCTTGATCTTGTTCTGCAGATGTTTCTTTTTTTGCACAACCTGCAAAACCAGCTACTACCAACATCAACGCTAAAATAAAACTTAAAATTCTAATCTTTTTCATAATACCACCCCTTATATTTTTATATCAGCTTTAACAAAAAGTTAAAACTGTAAAAAACATTTTTATAAGCTTGGTAGAATAACCAAACCTTTCTCTTCAGTCTTTCTTATAGCTACACCAAACAATTCCTTGATCAACTCTTTTGTCATCACATCCTCTGTTTTTCCATATTTCGAAATTTTCCCATCTTTTAATGCCAATATTCTATCACTAAACATATGTGTTAAATTCAAATCATGCATAATAGCTATAACAGTAAGATGCTCTTTCTCAATACAATCCTTTAATAAATTTAAAAAATAAATAGTATACTGAATATCCATATTTGAAAAGGCTTCATCTAAAAATAATACCTTTGGCGTTTGGGCTAGAGCCTTTGCTAGCATAACTCTTTGTTTTTCTCCCCCACTCAATTCAGTAATAGGAATATCAGAAAATTTTAGCGTATCTGTCATCTCCATGCATTCTCGTACTATCTTCATGTCTTTTGGGGTTAAATTCTTCATACGACTCTTAAATGGATTTCTTCCCATCATCACAACTTCTAAGCATGTAAAAGGGAATCTAATATCTACATTTTGAGACACAAAAGCTATTCTTTTACTTAAATCTTTTATACTATAGTCTTTCAAGCATTTATTTTGAAAATAAATATTTCCACTATATTTATGAAATTGTCCTGTAATCAAGCTAAGTAGGGTAGTCTTTCCTGAACCATTTGGCCCAATAATCGTTGTAAATTTTCCTTGTTCAATAAAAAAACTAATATCATGTAAAATTTCTTTATCATCGTATGAAAAAAATAAATTTTTTACTTTATACATATTAGCCCCCTTTACTTTAGTGCAGCGATTTATTTCTCGTCATAAAAATATATATGAAGAATGGTCCTCCAAGCAATGTTGTAAGCACACCTACAGGAATTTCTATATTCATCAATACTCTTGCACCTGTATCTGCTACCAATAATAATTCTGCACCAAGTAATGCTGAAAGAGGAATCAAAGTACGGTTATCAGACCCAATACAAAATCTAAGCATATGTGGCACAATAAGACCTATAAAGCTGATAATCCCACTTACAGATACGCATACAGCCGTAATGAATGAACCACATATTAAAAAAATCCTTCTTACACTTTGTGTATCAATACCTAACAATTTTGCTTCTTTCTCTCCCAAGCAAAGAAGATTCAAATCCTCTGAAAAATATATACAAATAATTATACATAATATTATCATCGGAAAACTCATCAAAACATGTTCCCAGCTTCTTGCTGATAAGCTTCCCATTAACCAATTCACAATAGGTGCAACGTTTTCTCCTGCTAGATTTTTTAAAAACTTAATACCAGCTGAAAGAATAGATGTCACTATAATTCCAGCAATAATCAAATTTGAAGAGCTTAAAACTCCTTTAACCTTAGCAATAGAAATCACAATACCTAATGTTATAAATGCACCAATAAAAGCACACGCTGTTATAGGAACTTGAAAATTATCCATCAAAAACATATTTATAAAAAGTGCTAGTGCTGCTCCAAAGGCTGCTCCAGATGAAACACCCATAGTATAAGAATCTGCCAATGGATTCATAAGCAACGACTGAAAAACAGCCCCTGAAACTGCCAAACCACTTCCTACTATCATTGCTGTAAAAATTCTTGGAAGCCTTACATTCCAAACAATAGCCACATAAGAAGCTTTTATATAACTATACACAGACTCATTTCCTGTAATTTTTCCAAATATAATTTTTACAACATCATAAGCACGAATATTTGCTCTCCCTAAATGAACTGATGAAAAAAAAGTGATAATCAATAAAACTAAAAAACAAATACCAATGATTTTCTCTTTATACCGTTTTTGCTGTATAGTCAAAGCCAAATTATTCTCCATAATTCCTCCAGTGGTAAAGTTTCACAAAATACATAATAAAAAAAGAGCTTCTCGGAAAGCTCTATATACACAGTAAAATGGTTTTAACATATCAAAATCTCCATTTTTTACTAGTCTATTCTACTTTCCCTCCGAAAGAATGAATATTAACAATTAGGCAGGTCTCCTGGCTTGGCTTCATTTTACTCCTTAACCTTCCCAAAGCAAACAGCTTCAGTGGTTTTAAAGTTTCATCCACCTCACAGTAGCGGGGGCTGCAGTGGCTTTTACCACTTTCCCTTTTAATTCTTAAAGAAACCTAATATTCTGTATGAATTTGTCAATAACACCTTTAATTATATATAATCATAAAAAGCATGTCAATAATAAGATTATTTTTAGTTTTGAGTATACAAAAACAAAACAGACTACTTAATTTTATATATTTTCGGTTTTAAAAGCTTATATTGATTAATTAGATTGATTCTGTTAGAGTTATAATTGAATTTAAAAACAGGAGGCAGCAATGAATAAATGAAGCATATAATTGAGATCAAAAAAGTAACAAAAAAATATGGAGATTTTACAGCTGTAGATAATTTAAGCTTAAAGATTCAAAAGGGAAGCTTTTTTGGCCTCTTAGGTCCTAATGGTGCAGGAAAAACTACACTTATTAAAATGCTTGTAGGGCTATTAAAGCCAACTAAGGGAACTATCCTTATTGAAAACCAAAAAATGAATCGTGACAATACTTTCATCAAAAGTAAAATTGGCATTGTTCCTCAGCATATCAACCTCGATAAAGAACTTTCTGTAAGAGAAAATCTTATTTTTTCTGCAAAGCTTTATAAAATAAAAGGAAATCAACTTCATCAAAAGATTGAAAAATTATTAGCTTTTTCAGATCTAAAGTCTATAGAAAATAGACTTAGCAAAAAATTATCTGGTGGTATGCAAAGAAAATTAATGATTACTAAAGCATTGGTTAATGATCCTGATATTCTTTTTTTGGATGAACCTACTGTAGGAATTGATGTAAATCATAG includes:
- a CDS encoding carbohydrate ABC transporter permease, translating into MKNSKFWFSFFVGPILFAFIVVVILPMFMGIYYSFTDWNGIGNTANWVGFKNYIDVFKDKEFLSAFIFTAKFAFVSVITINLMGFGLALLVTRGLKISNFLRSAFFMPNLIGGLILGFVWQFIFTKAFDSLGRILGLSFLEGWLADPTTGFWGLVILMSWQMAGYMMVIYIASLESIPDSLIEAAEIDGANAWERLIHITIPLVAPAFTVGLFLTLSNSFKLYDQNLSLTGGGPYNSTQMLAMNIYNTAFKFNEFGLAQGKAVIFLITVAAISLTQIYYSKKREVEM
- a CDS encoding ABC transporter substrate-binding protein — translated: MFKSKKILALIMTVFMSMMLFAGCGSQEKKEVSEEKDKVEVNVFQFKVEIAKELEEAVLAYEKEHPNVKINIQTVGGGDDYGAALKAKFQSGSEPDIFNVGGPQDIKDWMNKLEDLSDQPWVDLALPGILEGATVDGKVFALPFNIEGYGFVYNKGIFEAAGIDPAKIVDYKSLEEAVKALDEKIKSGALKEKYPLLEAVFEYPAKETWVTGLHTSNAALGQEFSNSIEAFNAEKVSFKYGDGLKKLIDLQANYSSNKDQKQKLNAVDYTRQAEEGLAIERVAIIQQGNWVYGKIKGVDEKVANNLDILPMPIEGAKEDSIPVGVPMHWAVNKDSKDEVKAAAKDFLNWLYTSDTGKDYIVNKFYFIPPLKGFDNLEPKDPLGKAVKRYAEDGKTIPWVFMGYPTGWGMEILGNDIQKYLAGEYTWEELISDAKAQWEKMR
- a CDS encoding ABC transporter ATP-binding protein, with amino-acid sequence MSKVVLKGVEKIYPNGFKAVHGIDLEIKDGEFMVFVGPSGCAKSTTLRMIAGLEEISGGTIFIGESIVNNIAPKDRGIAMVFQNYALYPHMTVYDNMAFSLKMRKTPKSIIEKKVREAAKILDIENLLDRKPKQLSGGQRQRVAVGRAIVRDPEVFLFDEPLSNLDAKLRVHMRVQLSQLHKKLKTTMIYVTHDQVEAMTMGDRICVMNLGKIMQVDTPLNLYHYPANKFVAGFIGSPAMNLVEGELIEKNNNIAVKIGGMALDLPLSKCKKVKSHIGKKVWFGIRPEYIGIRNHESKEAIKGKIDVLEHMGNETFIYFSIGNLQMTARIDSLDARDLKVGTEQKFIINMESCHIFDYDSEKNISL
- a CDS encoding LacI family DNA-binding transcriptional regulator; the encoded protein is MKNFSIKDIAKIAGVGVSTVSRVLNNHPDVKDETRKKVLKVIEECNYIPNNSARNLKRNSSKNIGVLVKGIYNPFFSKMIRSIEEKIDEEGYSMILHYNDDNTNDIEAAIELIKEKKLKGLICLGGDFDNLEEEQLMNLKTPIVLTSINITDKVNKNIFSSVAIENEKAAYKAVDYLCRLGHKKIAIITTGEGDKNVGKLRFEGYKKALAENKINYNEQFLEFGHYTFESAFDAMNKLLDKDLGLTAVFVTSDIMAIGAAKAILSRGLKIPEDISVVGFDGIEYSKYFHPSITTVKQPVEEMGQKSIEILFDLMNNSKEHEHIVFDIELLIRESCKKLF
- a CDS encoding ABC transporter substrate-binding protein, which translates into the protein MKRKISILLILILVMSILGACSKNESENEDVVKGDNNFSKIEFKDDSGKIVRMDEPAKKIISLYSAHTENLFALGLDNEIIGIGKSDAYPAAVMNKKRFDYRADPEKVIAVEPDLVLIRPFIKKSKPEFVEALENTGINVVSLYPDKFEEFPNYIKKLAILTGKEAVAEKLLTKFNNDLKELESITKNIKPKVNVFFESTETEYRTITNDSMAAMAIKLAGGNNIAVDAKPIRKGTSIASFGAERILEKADEIDVYVSQRGAMNAGGNLHSISIRPGFDTIKAVKEGRVYTINEKLVSSPTFRFSKGVLELSRMFYPELIDSLDEFKKDEPLTRKSLAEMTVKFKHKGIFAPTSKYYKKEHKGHIYGTFKDVTVDDPNFDYIETAVLSGYVKAEKDYFYPDEKVTREEFAQTLYMLKDLKDKEGMVNIKDIDEVKNNRIVEIIVENGLMALKDGKFYPNEMITEKEAVESLEKIKSLK
- a CDS encoding sirohydrochlorin cobaltochelatase, which gives rise to MKKIRILSFILALMLVVAGFAGCAKKETSAEQDQAKEESKEVKKAILVASFGTSYADTRKVTIDAVEEKIQKAFPEYEVRRAFTSDIIIKKLKDRDNIEVDTVAKAMDKLKAEGFKEVIVQPLHIMPGAEYSDIKEELRKYNDGTFEKFVLGRPILTHQEDYQVAVDALKSQLPELKEGQAVVVMGHGTEHPANACYADLQYVIDDNNLSVYVGTVEGYPALDDVIKRLKKDNIKEVTLMPYMVVAGDHANNDMAGDEEDSWKTILKSEGFTVNTYLHGLGENEKYQEIYVNHVKDSIEGKGEEIPAPVKCVEKGNWQEGKKGMLVVSFGTSYADTRKVTIDAVEEKIQKAFPEYEVRRAFTSDIIIKKLKDRDNILVDTPEKALNKMKEEGFEEVIVQPLHVIAGAEYNDLLEVVKKYENTFKKIAVGTPILNTPDDYKVAVEALKSQLPELKEGQAVVVMGHGTHHPANASYACLQSVLDDEGLNVFVGTVEGYPALEDVIEKLKAKNIKEVTLMPYMLVAGDHANNDMAGDEEDSWKTILKSKGFTVNTYLHGLGENEKYQDIYIEHARKAIEGEEK
- a CDS encoding ABC transporter ATP-binding protein, producing the protein MYKVKNLFFSYDDKEILHDISFFIEQGKFTTIIGPNGSGKTTLLSLITGQFHKYSGNIYFQNKCLKDYSIKDLSKRIAFVSQNVDIRFPFTCLEVVMMGRNPFKSRMKNLTPKDMKIVRECMEMTDTLKFSDIPITELSGGEKQRVMLAKALAQTPKVLFLDEAFSNMDIQYTIYFLNLLKDCIEKEHLTVIAIMHDLNLTHMFSDRILALKDGKISKYGKTEDVMTKELIKELFGVAIRKTEEKGLVILPSL
- a CDS encoding FecCD family ABC transporter permease, with the protein product MENNLALTIQQKRYKEKIIGICFLVLLIITFFSSVHLGRANIRAYDVVKIIFGKITGNESVYSYIKASYVAIVWNVRLPRIFTAMIVGSGLAVSGAVFQSLLMNPLADSYTMGVSSGAAFGAALALFINMFLMDNFQVPITACAFIGAFITLGIVISIAKVKGVLSSSNLIIAGIIVTSILSAGIKFLKNLAGENVAPIVNWLMGSLSARSWEHVLMSFPMIILCIIICIYFSEDLNLLCLGEKEAKLLGIDTQSVRRIFLICGSFITAVCVSVSGIISFIGLIVPHMLRFCIGSDNRTLIPLSALLGAELLLVADTGARVLMNIEIPVGVLTTLLGGPFFIYIFMTRNKSLH
- a CDS encoding ABC transporter ATP-binding protein, with amino-acid sequence MKHIIEIKKVTKKYGDFTAVDNLSLKIQKGSFFGLLGPNGAGKTTLIKMLVGLLKPTKGTILIENQKMNRDNTFIKSKIGIVPQHINLDKELSVRENLIFSAKLYKIKGNQLHQKIEKLLAFSDLKSIENRLSKKLSGGMQRKLMITKALVNDPDILFLDEPTVGIDVNHRRKIWDMLKGMKAMGKTIILTTHYIEEAEYLCNQIGLMDQGKIFYCNTSDALKNNLGKFTVEYFNTEKITEYKYFQSIEEAKEYAHSLDTHYILRNTNLEDVFYNFTNRKVQ